The following coding sequences lie in one Polluticoccus soli genomic window:
- a CDS encoding NAD-dependent epimerase/dehydratase family protein, with protein MKLKDTRILVIGGAGFIGAFVVRELLKQPVREVIIYDNFTRGKYEHIEDCLTDERCSVYPFGGDIRELDILDKAFEGIDYVFHLAAMWLLHCKDFPRTAFDVNIAGTFNVLEACVKHKVKKLIYSSSASVYGDAVEVPMTEDHPFNNKNFYGATKISGEAMCTAFHDRYGLSVIGLRYMNVYGPGQDQHAVYSGVVPIMLNKIDANEQPQINGDGSQAYDFIYVEDIARCNVDALISDVDYGFYNVGTEVQTTIKQLCDTILVLAESNLEVIYKPYSEDDARALVKNRIGSMQKAHRELGFKYQYSLEEGLKRLIEWRDAEKIKALV; from the coding sequence GTGAAACTTAAAGACACACGCATATTAGTGATCGGAGGTGCTGGTTTTATCGGCGCTTTTGTAGTGCGGGAATTGCTGAAGCAGCCTGTTCGTGAAGTAATCATCTACGATAATTTCACCCGTGGCAAATATGAACATATAGAAGATTGCCTGACCGACGAACGTTGTAGCGTATATCCTTTTGGAGGAGACATACGCGAATTGGATATTCTGGATAAGGCATTTGAAGGGATCGACTATGTATTTCATCTCGCAGCTATGTGGTTGCTTCACTGCAAAGACTTTCCACGCACAGCTTTTGATGTGAATATTGCTGGTACTTTTAATGTACTCGAAGCATGCGTAAAACACAAGGTCAAAAAGCTCATATACTCTTCATCTGCTTCAGTATACGGTGACGCAGTAGAAGTGCCAATGACGGAGGATCATCCCTTTAACAATAAGAATTTTTACGGTGCTACAAAGATATCGGGTGAGGCCATGTGTACGGCCTTTCATGACCGCTATGGCCTCAGTGTGATCGGTCTGCGGTACATGAATGTATACGGCCCGGGACAGGATCAACATGCCGTATATAGCGGCGTAGTTCCTATCATGCTCAATAAGATCGACGCCAATGAGCAACCGCAGATCAATGGCGACGGCTCGCAGGCGTACGATTTTATTTATGTTGAAGATATCGCGAGATGCAACGTTGATGCTTTGATATCGGATGTTGATTATGGCTTTTACAACGTCGGCACTGAAGTACAAACGACGATCAAGCAACTATGCGATACCATACTGGTACTCGCAGAATCTAACCTCGAGGTCATTTACAAACCATATAGCGAAGACGATGCACGGGCGTTGGTAAAGAACCGCATTGGTTCAATGCAAAAAGCGCATAGAGAGCTGGGATTTAAGTATCAATATTCGTTGGAAGAAGGTCTGAAGCGTCTTATTGAATGGCGAGATGCAGAGAAGATCAAAGCGCTGGTATAA
- a CDS encoding UpxY family transcription antiterminator, translating into MPWYVLYTKPRNEKKVAELLTAKGIEVYCPVKEEIRQWSDRKKKVLEPVFSSYIFVQLNDYKEEHLPVLITPGSVRFLWWNKKPGVVQDKEIQAIKEFLNNYKGAEINIEVTKGQEVTISEGPLKDTSGTVLQVKGNKVYLLVKTLSISLVATVPIQSLKP; encoded by the coding sequence ATGCCCTGGTACGTACTCTATACAAAACCAAGAAACGAGAAGAAAGTGGCCGAATTGCTGACTGCAAAAGGCATTGAAGTGTATTGTCCGGTGAAAGAAGAAATACGCCAATGGAGCGATCGTAAAAAGAAAGTTCTTGAGCCTGTATTCTCCTCTTATATTTTTGTTCAGTTGAATGACTATAAAGAAGAGCACCTGCCAGTGTTGATCACCCCGGGAAGCGTTCGCTTTTTGTGGTGGAACAAAAAACCTGGCGTGGTGCAGGATAAAGAAATACAGGCAATAAAAGAATTCCTGAACAATTATAAGGGAGCCGAAATAAATATTGAAGTCACCAAAGGGCAGGAAGTGACAATAAGCGAAGGACCTTTGAAAGACACGTCGGGTACCGTTTTGCAGGTGAAAGGAAATAAAGTATACCTATTGGTAAAAACTCTTTCAATAAGCCTGGTCGCCACAGTTCCAATACAATCATTAAAACCCTAA
- a CDS encoding DegT/DnrJ/EryC1/StrS family aminotransferase: MSDTLKRNIPISLPSMGQEELDAIREPILSGWITQGPKVKEFEQMFAARHEVKHALAVSNCTTALHLALIAVGIGPGDEVIIPAFTWVATANAVIYCGATPVFVDIDPVTFNIDPIKLREKITTRTKAIIPVHLFGLCADVDLIKEIAPQIKIIEDGACAAGAALNEKPAGSLGEIGCFSFHPRKSITTGEGGMLTTNNDELAERLNRLRNHGASISEEERHKGPKPYILPEFDVVGYNYRMTDLQGAIGVAQLKKLDAFIEEREWWAGFYNDVFAKIPWLRTPVYGDKYRHGWQSYVLFLNEETAPIKRNVLMEHLQQNGVSTRPGTHAVHMLGYYSSTFGIKPSDFPGAYAANEYSMSIPLHNKMTEADYNYVADLICSL; the protein is encoded by the coding sequence ATGTCTGATACGCTAAAACGAAACATCCCTATTTCACTTCCGAGCATGGGGCAGGAAGAATTGGACGCCATCAGGGAGCCAATTTTGTCCGGATGGATAACCCAGGGACCAAAGGTGAAAGAATTCGAGCAGATGTTTGCAGCCAGGCATGAAGTTAAACATGCGTTGGCTGTGTCAAATTGTACTACAGCACTTCACCTCGCATTAATAGCGGTGGGAATAGGGCCTGGCGATGAAGTGATCATACCAGCATTCACCTGGGTAGCTACAGCCAATGCAGTGATATATTGTGGAGCAACACCGGTTTTCGTGGACATTGATCCTGTTACGTTTAATATTGATCCGATCAAGCTAAGAGAGAAAATCACTACCAGAACAAAAGCGATCATCCCTGTGCATTTGTTTGGCCTATGCGCAGATGTAGACCTGATAAAAGAAATAGCGCCTCAAATTAAAATAATTGAAGACGGCGCCTGTGCAGCCGGAGCTGCTTTGAATGAAAAACCTGCTGGCAGCCTCGGTGAGATTGGATGTTTTTCCTTTCACCCACGAAAATCGATCACAACTGGTGAAGGGGGGATGCTAACTACAAATAACGATGAATTAGCTGAGCGCCTTAATAGGCTGCGAAACCACGGGGCATCTATATCCGAAGAGGAAAGGCATAAAGGCCCGAAGCCGTATATCCTTCCTGAGTTTGATGTAGTAGGCTATAACTATAGAATGACGGACTTGCAAGGGGCCATTGGCGTTGCACAGCTTAAGAAGCTGGATGCGTTTATTGAAGAGCGTGAATGGTGGGCTGGCTTTTATAATGATGTATTCGCTAAAATTCCCTGGTTGAGAACACCTGTATATGGAGATAAATACCGACACGGATGGCAATCTTATGTGCTGTTTCTAAATGAGGAGACTGCGCCGATCAAACGGAACGTACTTATGGAGCACTTACAGCAAAATGGTGTTAGCACACGTCCGGGCACCCATGCTGTGCATATGCTTGGTTATTATTCAAGCACTTTTGGCATTAAGCCTTCGGATTTTCCGGGTGCTTATGCTGCTAACGAATATTCGATGTCAATACCGCTTCATAATAAAATGACAGAAGCGGACTATAACTATGTTGCAGACTTGATCTGCAGCTTGTAA
- a CDS encoding tyrosine-protein phosphatase has product MSILSKLFGFSKDKGASSEQVSAATTDWSFLGTDMHSHLVPGVDDGAQTVEDSIVLIEKLQSMGFKSLVTTPHIKYDHYPNSTATIQQGLKELRLALAERNIDMPIQAAAEYYIDNHFMDLLEAKELMTVTDNQVLVEISFMVEPMRFHDILFQIQMAGYRPILAHPERYGFYHGKPDAYRELKNRGCLLQLNVLALTGYYGKPVKLAAEKNLKEGLYSYCGTDMHHVKHADIIYGMMSSGIAGELQRYPFLNSKLAPSVI; this is encoded by the coding sequence ATGAGCATCTTATCGAAATTATTCGGGTTTTCAAAAGACAAGGGAGCGTCTAGTGAGCAAGTGTCGGCTGCAACGACAGATTGGTCCTTCCTTGGTACTGATATGCACTCTCACCTTGTGCCGGGTGTTGATGATGGAGCTCAGACTGTTGAAGACAGCATTGTTCTGATCGAGAAGTTACAATCAATGGGCTTTAAAAGCCTGGTCACAACTCCGCATATTAAATACGACCATTACCCCAATTCGACAGCTACCATACAACAAGGATTAAAAGAACTTCGTCTTGCCCTAGCCGAGCGCAACATTGATATGCCGATACAGGCTGCTGCTGAATACTATATCGATAATCATTTCATGGACCTCCTGGAAGCTAAGGAATTGATGACAGTTACTGATAACCAGGTGCTTGTTGAGATATCATTCATGGTAGAACCTATGAGATTTCACGATATCCTGTTCCAGATACAAATGGCCGGTTACCGTCCTATCCTGGCTCACCCTGAACGTTACGGTTTTTATCACGGCAAGCCAGATGCGTACCGAGAGCTGAAAAATCGCGGTTGCCTGCTGCAATTGAATGTACTGGCATTGACTGGCTACTATGGGAAACCAGTAAAACTGGCCGCGGAAAAGAATCTTAAAGAAGGACTTTATTCTTACTGTGGTACTGATATGCACCATGTTAAGCATGCAGATATTATATATGGCATGATGAGCTCTGGTATAGCCGGCGAGCTACAACGCTATCCTTTCCTCAACTCGAAGCTGGCGCCGAGCGTTATCTGA
- the asnB gene encoding asparagine synthase (glutamine-hydrolyzing): MCGIAGIYNLNGMPVAEATLERMSSMLAHRGPDGQGIYLDQNVGLAHRRLAILDTSDNGKQPMSSKNGVWTIVFNGCIYNFRELRHELSEYGCSFVSQTDTEVIAEGLAIFGPSFFERFNGMFAIAAWNNKEQTLYLSRDRFGVKPLYYWFSGGTLVFASEIKAILQHDKYSVEVDHSALNQYFTFQNVFTYNTLFKGVTMLPPANTVKITSQSTFVQHHSWWDYDFSKPDTAMSFEDAVELTKNGFERAVERQMIADVPVGAYLSGGMDSGSIAAIASKNTRRLNTFTAGFDMSGVSGVEANYDERRDAELMANYFKTEHYEQVINAGDLSWSLPRLVWHLEDLKVGMSYPNYYISRLASKFVKVCLQGTGGDELYGGYPWRYYRVFQSLNQKEFFNNYYSFWQRLVPDHEKASLFQPGTYSRMDMTEPRTVFERVFTFNDHLRYDTPEQHIGNSLYFEIKTFLPGLLLVGDKLSMANGLEERFPFLDNDLVDLAQKIPVQHKLGNLAVLMQVNENALADKKKAYLETNDGKNVLRKAMSAFLPESIINRKKQGFSAPDESWYRGENAEYIRTTLLGKKTISTAFINPAYIERIIKEHTEDQINHRLLLWSFLCFEWWCKIFLDNQSVEDLPNISNAYAKAGYFKV, from the coding sequence ATGTGCGGGATAGCAGGGATATATAACCTGAATGGAATGCCGGTTGCAGAGGCAACTCTGGAGCGTATGTCAAGTATGCTCGCTCACAGAGGGCCAGATGGGCAAGGTATTTACCTGGATCAGAATGTCGGCTTAGCGCATAGGCGACTGGCCATATTAGATACATCTGATAATGGGAAACAACCGATGTCGTCCAAAAATGGTGTATGGACAATAGTCTTTAACGGGTGCATTTATAATTTTCGAGAGTTACGGCATGAACTAAGTGAATACGGCTGTTCCTTTGTTTCACAAACGGACACGGAAGTAATTGCGGAGGGCCTTGCAATTTTTGGTCCTTCATTTTTTGAACGGTTCAACGGTATGTTTGCAATTGCAGCCTGGAATAACAAGGAGCAAACACTCTATTTGAGCAGAGACAGGTTTGGGGTTAAACCGCTTTACTATTGGTTTAGTGGGGGTACGCTGGTTTTTGCATCAGAAATAAAAGCCATCCTGCAGCATGATAAGTATAGTGTAGAGGTCGATCACAGTGCATTGAATCAATACTTTACTTTTCAAAACGTTTTTACCTATAACACTCTTTTTAAGGGTGTAACGATGTTGCCGCCAGCGAACACTGTGAAAATTACTTCGCAGTCTACCTTTGTGCAGCATCACTCATGGTGGGACTATGATTTTTCGAAACCAGATACCGCCATGTCTTTTGAGGACGCTGTGGAATTGACAAAAAATGGTTTTGAGCGTGCGGTGGAGCGACAAATGATAGCTGATGTGCCAGTAGGCGCATACCTATCAGGTGGGATGGATTCGGGTTCTATAGCCGCTATCGCTTCAAAAAACACAAGACGGTTAAATACATTTACTGCTGGCTTTGATATGTCTGGCGTTAGCGGAGTAGAGGCAAATTATGACGAGCGTCGCGATGCCGAACTCATGGCTAACTATTTTAAGACGGAGCATTACGAACAAGTAATTAACGCCGGAGATCTGAGTTGGTCGTTACCACGTCTGGTATGGCATCTTGAAGATCTCAAGGTGGGCATGAGCTATCCCAATTACTATATTAGTCGCCTTGCTTCAAAGTTTGTAAAGGTTTGCTTACAAGGTACTGGAGGAGATGAACTATATGGGGGATATCCATGGCGATATTATCGCGTGTTTCAATCGTTAAACCAAAAGGAGTTTTTTAATAACTACTATAGCTTTTGGCAAAGGCTGGTTCCTGATCATGAAAAAGCTAGTCTTTTCCAGCCCGGAACGTATAGTCGAATGGACATGACAGAGCCAAGAACTGTTTTTGAGCGCGTATTTACATTTAATGATCATCTCCGGTATGATACGCCTGAGCAGCACATTGGGAATAGCCTCTATTTCGAGATAAAAACATTTTTGCCTGGATTGCTGCTTGTTGGCGATAAACTGTCCATGGCTAATGGTCTTGAAGAGCGTTTCCCGTTCCTCGACAATGATTTGGTTGATTTAGCCCAAAAGATCCCGGTCCAGCATAAGCTAGGAAATTTGGCAGTCTTAATGCAGGTAAATGAAAATGCACTTGCAGATAAAAAGAAGGCCTACCTCGAAACAAACGATGGAAAGAACGTTTTAAGAAAAGCCATGTCGGCGTTCCTTCCGGAATCGATAATCAACCGGAAAAAGCAGGGTTTTTCCGCTCCCGATGAAAGCTGGTACCGGGGCGAGAATGCTGAATATATAAGAACTACACTTTTGGGTAAAAAGACAATTTCAACGGCCTTTATCAACCCAGCGTATATAGAACGTATAATAAAGGAACATACCGAAGACCAGATCAATCACAGGCTTTTACTGTGGTCGTTCTTGTGTTTTGAATGGTGGTGCAAAATATTTCTCGACAACCAGTCTGTAGAAGATCTGCCTAATATTTCAAATGCATATGCAAAAGCTGGATATTTCAAAGTTTGA